Below is a genomic region from Medicago truncatula cultivar Jemalong A17 chromosome 3, MtrunA17r5.0-ANR, whole genome shotgun sequence.
atgcagcatttattattttttacattataatatccttatttattgaactttattcaacttaactactccactaactataattaataaggcTGTTTTAATAAATGgtactaattttaccatcaaaatcaatacaattaatcattttcttaataaccgTACATCAACCTTAAACGATTATTATTTAGAGACGGAAGAAGTATTTTACACATTGAATAGGACACGCACATAATTGCAAGAATTCCACGTTTAATCATAAGGTTTCTACACTTTCTCAAAGACAATTGAATATTTTGCAAAATGTGATTGAATATTACTACCTTCGTCCTTAATTATagggcccttttgaaaaaataaagggaattaagatagtggatttttgtattaaatatgtttgtaattagtattgtttttacaattttattctttaagagagagataatttatgttttcaacatgttatttattgttgattgaagaaaaaaatgtataattaataggggcatgtatgtaaagaaataattaatgtagttggaaatagcaaatgagtcttataaaaaggacaaaaaaattctcaaaatagtcttataattagggacgaaaGTAGTAGATAAATAAAAGTCCAGCAATTTGTTGACAAGTTCAACACACAACATATCCCCCAACCGCAAGAATGAATCCGTCTCTATCCAGATCCCGtcacaacaattatttttaagaaattacttaCACTTTGATGCAATGGGGATATAtagctttatttattttttgcatcaCGCATTGCATATGGGCTTATAATATGCATggttttttataaaataaaaaaaaaaatctttctatTCATGGTAATTAGGAAATTTGCCTTTCAATAAGCACACTAAAGTATCCTTAAGACTTGGATCCTTTGTGACCGATGAactaagggttaatagtgtttttcatccttgtaatatatgtcatttatgattttcgcctctataaattttttgatttgatttacatcattgtaaaacttttttttcttccgaaaAACACCCCTCCCCCATATGACTATGCATATTTGCTGACGTGATACGTTGTGTGGCATGCTGACTGTGCATAAATGCTTATGTGGCGTGCTAACTgtataattacttttattttttcagggTACACGTGACAATTGtgcctacttttttttttttaaaaaagttataatgtaaatttatttatattaatttagaaataaaaaataatttttgaaaataaaaaaattcaggaactttttttttaaattcagaaaaaaaattattccgaaaaaatattttccaaattttatattttttgtttaaaaaatgaacttctttaattttgaaaatttcgtaaaaaaaatgatttttttctaagtttttaatttcaaaaaagattttataaaaatttggaaaaaaatctgaattttttctaaattttataaaaatttcgatccagatttttaaaaataaaatattttccagaattttttttgcaaaaatctgacttttctttttaaattttgaatttattttttctaattttaactcCAGAATCTTTCGAAAAAaccgaatatttttttttattttttaatatttgattttttttcttcgatttttagatttttttacctgagtatttttctgattttttggatttttttgtttttgaaaattaattttcagatattttataaaataaaatctgatgtggacatttaaaaataggcttaatacatgctttggtcccttaacttattttcggatttcattttggtcccctaactataaagtgtctcaatttagTCCCGTATGTCTTTTGtcgttacctcttttggtcTTATCCGTTACATTTTAActgtttgatctatttttcaaatagaaatCGTTGGATCATGTAGATGTATTGTAGCCTACGGTGAATGAttaacacctaatttttttgaagcaaaaatatattaaaaaattcattttcaaaattaaattttttttttacgaaatttttaaaaatggtcagatttttttttttttaaattttttctacaaaattacggaaaatattttaatttttaaaatctagaaaaatatataaaaaattcatattttaaaattagaaaataaaaatattccaaaatttttataaaatcttttccaagatttaaaaatttgaaaaaaatttggatacaaattttttaaaaaatatataataaatctaGATACAAAtttatggaaaatattttaatttaaaaaggttataaaaaaggtcatattttttttaattttttctacaaaattctggaaaaaaattttaattttgaaaaatatataaaaaattcagatttttataaaatatgaaaaaaaattattcctgaaaaaaataatttttttacgaaatttaaaaaaaaaggtcaaatttttttctacaaaattctgaaaaatattttaatttttaaaaatctagatacaaattatttcaaaaatatataaatagatgaagattgatggtgattttaaatttataattttaggaaAATCAAGAAGAATAGAAATGATTATATGTTGTGAGCCTATTGTATACTTGTGTACTTTTCAAATATAGCCCTTGATCACCAATCTTAAATGACATGTGGACAAGGgttaactttttttgaaaacaaactaacggagaggaccaaaagaggtaacgaTAGAagacataaaggaccaaattgagacactttatagttaggggaccaaaatgaaatccgaaaataagttaagggaccaaagcatgtattaaacatttaaaaatatataaaaattaaaaaaaaccaagtcAGCGCCACATATGCGCATATGATGAGTTGGATGGAGGAATGatgttttctggaaaaaaaaaaaaaagttttataaggatgcaaatcaaaccgaaaattttataaggatgaAAGCCATAAATGATCTATATaacaggggtgaaaagcactagTAACCCTGAAATTAATTTGGTTACTAAGAAAATCTTACtctttacctaaaaaaaaaaaaaaaaacttactataGTTCATATAATTAGAAGAAATATCAAATCTTGACGTTAACTTGGTTATTACGAAAAATACTgactataatttattttattagaagAAAGGTTTAACTATTCTTGACTATTGACCCGACGGTTAACTTGATTACaataacaatataaatataaccaAAATACCAAATGGATGACTCTAAGAATTGAACTGAAATTCTTTTTACGAGGAGAGTCAAGTTACCAACTTGTtcaacattgttttatttgtttttttgtgtttcAACATTGTTGGttcaaatattgtttttaaagagattttgtttttgcagaatatgtaaaaaaaaataaaaaaaaatcgaataaataagttaatttaaACACATGACATTTTATTGTTATCTAGTATCAAAGAGTATATAGTAGTAAAACTGGCATAATCCAAGTGATAAGAAATGAAGAATTGCAAGTTTGAACATGGACTTATCGAATCCACACTCCATCATTTCATACGTCTTTACAATATTTTATgatctcaataatttttttttttttcttttttgaaaactcggatGATCTCAATAATATTATTGAATAAACTTGGAAAACAAGTCAAatgtatgtttaattaatttaaagacATTTTTGTAGTTTTCAAAAAATAGCAAAGTTACAACAGTTTCTTCCTGCAGACCCGATAAACATTTCGAAACAAGCACTAAATCCAGATGAACAAGGCAAATCCTTGGCTTTTGCACTACAAGTTCTTATCTATCCGCGTTCTTTATCTGATGTTGATTGCCCAACCCTACCATTCCCTTCCTATGATACACAAGGTAGACCCACAcacacttaattttttgttagtaACATATATGTACTCAGTTTTTTTTGTccttccttttatttatttttaatcaatcaGGGTTGACACAATAATGACCATATGGTTTTGCCTACGTGAGGTAAATAGATAAatcaatgattttttaaaactcTATTTTGCTCCTGAATCAACTTGCCTAAATTAAATTGTTTCATCAATGCATGTTTAAAAAAAGTCACACGTTTTTCACTATAGAAATAAAATCCATAgtttcaacaacttttttcaTAAGCAGtttcaatcatatttttttaaaaaagaatataaaaaaaccGAGGATTTTACTTCCTTTTTTTGAAATAGAATAGAGGTAGTTTACATATTATTTAAAGATATATTcatgatacaaaaaaaaaaaaaaaaaaaacagtaaattaGAAAGAGAGATGGAAAACATATCAACCTTTCTAAATGCATGCATCCTATAATTTCcccataaaaaaagaaaagaaaaagccatttaatagtaatagtaataaattaataataatgcaGCTAAAGGAAACTCACACCTACACCTACGGGCAAGGAACGCCTAGAAAAGAAAACTCAAGGGTTGGTCATGTATGTGTTTTGCTTCCCCTCTCATCACTAGAGGGCataataattttacaaacataaaaacatttGATTCTCTAAGAACAAACTTATCATCTCCAAGCCAGTTGAGGCAAAGAGGTATCTAGaaagagagagggagggaggagACTCTTTgtaaagagattttttttccttctctctttcttgttttgttatCAATCGATTTAATTGTCATCTTCTCCTCTCATCACTTGGGGATATAATAATTCTACGAACATAAAAACGTTTGATTCCTGGATAACAAACTTATCATCCCCAAGTCCGTTGAGGCAAGGGGGATACGCAGAAAGAGACGAGGAAAGAGACTTTCTTTATCataaaagaagtttttttttttttccctatctctttcttgatataattttttcctttcGATTTCTTGTCATTTTTATGTTAGTGTCTCCAACTAATATTTAAGTACGTGAAAAAGATAATCTGGCTTCATATATGTTACTTCAAAGACAAGCCATGAGAAAGTTGTGTCCTAATTTTGACAAGGCAGATGGGTTGGATACGGTTCTGGAGGTTCCTATTCCAGAGGAAATGTTGACCAATATGGGCACCACTGGTTTCAATCGTTGGCAGAACTTGAAAACTCTAATGAATAATGCTCAAGTTGCTGATAAGTCATCTGGTCTATCTGCACCTTCAAATAATGAATTCACCGCATTGCTTAAGCTTGTGGGTGCTCCTCTTATTCCTCTTCAGGTTCAATCTGATCATACTTTGACTCGGCCCATTCGAGATTGTTCCGTCGTAAGCATTCACtatatatctacatttttttcttcttttttcaaatGTTAAACGtataatatgtatatattgTAAATGATGCATATGGTGCCTATTTGTATGACATAtatagttcaattttatttttttataagaaaatgctAGTGGTTAATTTATTAGGATCGAGCGGAAAATGTTAGTATCCGGAATTACGCTACAAGATGCACTTCAATTAATTAGTTAATGATATATAGTTTTCATTGAAATGTTTGGGCAGAGAGATTCAATTGGGAAATACATAGTGCAACAATATGTGGCAGCAACCGGTGGACAAGGTGCATTGAATTCATTGCAAAACATGTATGCAATGGGAGAAGTTAGAATACATGGTTCAGAGATGCGTCATGGTGCCGATGATAACAGCGTTCATTCAAGAGGCAAAGCTGAAGTAGGAGGTTTCGTGCTATGGCAAAACAATCCAGATTTATGGTGCTTGGAATTGGTAGTCTCTGGTTTTAAAATAACTGCTGGTAGTAATGGCAAAGTATCCTGGAACCAATCCTCTTCTCAACCTTTTCAGTCTAACAGAGGCCCTCCTAGACCCCTTCGTCGTTTCTTCCAGGTAACAATATTCAATATGCATATtccatttatttgtttatttatgaattatgaaacTACTATAGTATATATTGTGTTGTGTCTATCAGTTAGGATTTAGCTTAAGGTTAATATAGAGTAAAAAGTTGCTAGTAAATTCAGTTGTTTGTGATTTGTTTTAACTGTTGGCTTGTTAACTATTATCAGGGGTTGGATCCAAGGTGTATAGCTAACTTGTTCCTAGATGCTGAATGTGTAGGGGAGAACGAAATTAACAATGATTTGTGtttcatactaaaattacaaacAGAACAACACATCCTCCAAGCACAAAGTACCTCCAATACTGAAATTGTAATGCACACAATATTGGGCTACTTTAGCCAACGCACAGGACTACTTGTCAAATTTGAGGACACTAAGTTGGTGAGAATGAAGACAGTTAAAGGAAAAGACTCCGTAATTTGGGAAACAAACATTGAGTCTACTATTGATGATTATAAATGTGTTGGTGGCATTAACATAGCTCATGGTGGGAAGACAATTTCCACGCTTTATAGGTACGGCGCGGCACATAATCACAAACAAATGATTGAGGAAATATGGAGtattgaagaagttgattttaacatttttgGATTGTCTATGGATTGTTTCCTTCCTCCCTCAGATCATGAGAGAGAACAACATGATGTTGCAGAGCATACAGTGTGAATGAGTTAGGATTTTGATTCAGCTTCTCTCAACTCCTCAATCTGTAGGAAGTGTACATAAAATATAGACAAGTATAGGTGAATCAAAAGTTTTTGTACATTGTCCTATACTTGGAAGGTCAAAAATTTATCTTcttgaagaagaatttttacTTGACataaagtacttttttttttttttttttttactgaaaacaaaaaccatGATTCCATGCCTTGGGAGAATAAGGATGGATAGAAAATAAGAAAACTGAGATATGTAATGGACGAGTAAAGAACAAGATATACAAAAAGTGCAAGAAGagtctaaaaaaaagattaataatgGAGTAAACAAACTATTAAAGCtcacaaattttaaattaataaataattacaatACTTTACTtaatgattttctttcaatctagaCCTTCTTTACCAGATTTCGAGCTGTGTATTGCTTCAATTTTGCAAGCCAACTTCATTGGACACGAAACATGGGTAAAATATCacattaaaatttttaatcaaacagatttattttgatcatataAGCTTATAAACTATAAATTACTTGTTATGTTATAAGCTCGAATATCGACCTTGTCAAAGAAAGCTTTCATGTCTCGCATGCGAGTTCCCCCTCACACTTGCGAGAAAACAACTATATACATCCCACATTTTTAAGAAGcctaaaaaattgtatgttAGGATGGAACAAATCTATATTTTTGTGAGGAAGCACACATTAGGACGGAGTAGAcactggtttttatttttttattttttttatttatgtgtaCTACAGTCAAAGTGATTTTGGGTGGATAAGTTCCTACCCACTTGAGATGCTATGTGCCAACCCCATTAGACCTAACCACTTTTGCCACTATGACTTAAATACTACTTTGGGGTGAGTGTGTGATAGAGAGAGATGTTGCTATTATTATTTCAACTGTGGGGATACACCTAAACCTCTCACAAGTCAGAAATACTGATTCATTTTCGTGCCTTGTTCCTGTGAAAGCCCCTTCCAAAGTACAAAGAGAGCAATAATGCACGCAAGTGCTGCTGGTAAGAGGCACTACAAGTTATGTGCCTTGGCTGCAATTGTCCTTATAGCTCTTTGGTTTATGTTCACAGGCTCTATCACCCTCAAATTGTCCATAAACAACCTCAATCCATTCTCTGATGACTTGGATTCTATGATTCTTGATGATCTAGATGTGTTGGTTGGTACCCAATAATACATAATTTAACGTTGTTCATTCATACGCAGTGGTCTTCAATCTTCATGAATCATTACAAGCTAACACTGTGctttgtttatgttgtgatCTTTCAATTGAGAAATAGGAAGTGGAGGAGAGGGAGAAGGTGGTGAGGCACATGTGGGATGTGTACACTCGCAGTCATAGCAACTCCATTGGATTACCTCAGTTTTGGTTGGAAGCTTTTGAAGCTGCTTATGAGCACTTGGTCAGTGATGTTCCAGCAGTTCGAGACGCCGCTGTTTCAGAAATCGCCAAAGATGTCACTGGCACCGCGCTCACACATTTTACACCAACTTCCTCTTCAACTTCAATCACCACCGGTAAACTAAGATCACATAGTTCTctgttaacgagtgccctaaaggcgcactctttaaggattcctaataaagaaattattccttaaaaaagtcaaaaactccaatttccaatgcattgatttCATAAACTTTGACAAAAACTTATTGTGCCGGCATAGATACCAGGGCTTTGCAATATTTGATTGATTACAATTCTGGATATTCCATTTACTATAGAAGTTCCCAGGGAATTCATTAGAGGAATGtttccaataaaaataatttgttaggGCATTGGTTAACATTTTTTCCCATAAAATTATCATAGTTGCACAGTTATTAAATAAgagaaaatttatgtttttacttttcatGGTTGACATGTGCAGAGCAGCAGGAGATCAAGAAAACTTAAGCCAAGCTAAGAGTCAGAGGGAATTGGATCATTATGAAGACCGTGCATTTCAAAATAATCCCTTCCCTTCCTTATAACGCTACCTCCCAAATATATGTTTCTATACGATTATATAGGTTTCTAAATTTGAATCAAAGTAGCTACTTGAGTAAATCTTATCAATGTAGAAGAACTG
It encodes:
- the LOC25490183 gene encoding uncharacterized protein; the encoded protein is MLLQRQAMRKLCPNFDKADGLDTVLEVPIPEEMLTNMGTTGFNRWQNLKTLMNNAQVADKSSGLSAPSNNEFTALLKLVGAPLIPLQVQSDHTLTRPIRDCSVRDSIGKYIVQQYVAATGGQGALNSLQNMYAMGEVRIHGSEMRHGADDNSVHSRGKAEVGGFVLWQNNPDLWCLELVVSGFKITAGSNGKVSWNQSSSQPFQSNRGPPRPLRRFFQGLDPRCIANLFLDAECVGENEINNDLCFILKLQTEQHILQAQSTSNTEIVMHTILGYFSQRTGLLVKFEDTKLVRMKTVKGKDSVIWETNIESTIDDYKCVGGINIAHGGKTISTLYRYGAAHNHKQMIEEIWSIEEVDFNIFGLSMDCFLPPSDHEREQHDVAEHTV
- the LOC25490184 gene encoding uncharacterized protein, with the protein product MHASAAGKRHYKLCALAAIVLIALWFMFTGSITLKLSINNLNPFSDDLDSMILDDLDVLEVEEREKVVRHMWDVYTRSHSNSIGLPQFWLEAFEAAYEHLVSDVPAVRDAAVSEIAKDVTGTALTHFTPTSSSTSITTEQQEIKKT